TGGCGGGCATGTTGGGGGCAAAATTCACCGGAGCCAGTAAAACCGCCATTTGGGGGGCGTTAATCGGTGGTATCGTCGGGGCGTTTTTCTCGCTGCCCGGTTTGCTGCTCGGCCCGTTAATCGGCGCAGGCGCGGGCGAATTTTGGGCGCGCAAGGATTTGTGGTCGGCAGGAAAAGTGAGCCTGGGCACGTTTGCCGGCTTTATCGTGGGCGTGATTGCCAAAGTGGGCTGCGCGCTCACCATCGTGTTCACGTTAGCGGTGATGGGCATTATCAGCCTTTTCCAATAATTGCCGGACAGATATAAAAAAACACACTTCATACTCGGGCTTGACCCGAGTATCTTTTTTGGGCTTCGGAAATTTTTAAGAAAAGGAGATACTCGGGTCAAGCCGGGTATGACTGAATGCTTACTAGGTAAGCGGGTTAACTATAGCGCACAAAAACGGCTTTACACTTGCTTTGATTTAACTTTAAACGGACGGGTGTACAATCCGCCCTTGCGCGTGGCCTGTTCCCGGTTCAGCCCGCTTTACCACAGGCTGTTTTCTGCAACTTATCCGGTTTGAGGCCGTCTGAAAAGTATTTGGTTGCTGGCGCAGCAACCTTGACAACGTCTGCTTACATCTATTTAATACACGGTACAAAATAGATTTTGTACTAATACATAAAGATTTTTTTATGGACGCTTTAATCCTCAGCCGCATACAGTTTGCGGTGAATGTCAGTTTCCACATTCTCTTTCCGGTGATCAATATCGCACTGGCTTGGTTTGTGGTGTATTTCCGTTACAAGGCCGGCAAAACGGGCGATGCGGGCTGGTTGGCCGCCTACCGTTTTTGGACAAAGGTTTTCGCCGTTACCTTTGCCATCGGCGTGGTGTCGGGCGTAACCATGAGTTTCCAGTTCGGCACCAACTGGCCGGGCTTTATGGAAAAGGCGGGCAACATCGCCGGCCCCCTGCTCGGCTATGAAGTGTTGACCGCGTTCTTTTTGGAAGCGGGCTTTCTCGGCATCATGTTGTTCGGGCGCGAACGGGTCAGCCAAAAAGTGCATATGACGGCTTCCGTTATCGTGGCCGTCGGCACATCGATTTCGGCGTTTTGGATTTTGGCGTTGGATTCGTGGATGCAGACGCCGCAGGGGCATTGGATAGACGCCGAAGGCGTGATGCACGTGAAAAACTGGCTCGAAGTGATTTTCAACCCCTCGTTCCCCTACCGTTTAACCCACAAGCTGCTGGCTTCGGCGCTGACCGCTTCGTTTTTGATTATCGGTTTGTCGGCTTGGCAGATATTGAAAAAAACCGCCAACAGCGCCACGCCGAAAGTGTTGAAAACCGGCCTCACGGTTGCCGCCGTGGCCATTGTTCTGCAAGTGTTTGCAGGCGACGCGCACGGTTTGAACACGCATCAATACCAGCCGGCCAAACTGGCCGCCATCGAAGCGGTGTGGCACACTGAAAAACCGGCGCCGCTCACCTTAATCGGCTGGCCCAACGAACAAACCCAACAAACCGATTATGCGGTGAAAGTGCCTTATCTCGGCTCGCTGATTCTCACCCACAGCATGGACGGCGAAATCAAAGGCTTGAGCGAATTTGCCGACAAACCGCCCGTTGCGCCGGTGTTTTTCGCCTTCCGCGTGATGGTGGGCGTGGGCGTGCTGATGCTCTTGGTGAGCTGGTACGGCTGGTACCGTTTCCGCAAAACCCGCTGGCAGCCGCAGCAACTGCCCAAATGGCTGCTCTATACCTTTGCCGGCATGACGTTTTCGGGCTGGGTGGCTACGCTTTCGGGCTGGTATGTTACCGAAATCGGCCGCCAACCGTTTTTGGTGTACGGCGTGTTGCGCACCGAAGATGCGGTAACAAAAATGGTGCCGTCTGAAAACATCGGCCTCACGTTGGTGATGTATCTGGTGTTATACAGCGCCATGCTGCTCTCTTATATCATGGTTTTGAAATATATGGCCGAACACCCCGAGCATGATGCGCACGAAACAGGCCGTCTGAAAGCGGAGGAACGATAATGGACTGGAATTACTGGCTGCCCCTCGTATTTTTGGGCTTACTCGGTTTCGTGATGACCGTGTATGTGGTGCTCGACGGTTTCGACCTAGGTGTGGGTATGCTGATGCCGCGCGCCAAGGCCGACGAGCAAAACGTGATGGTCGGCTCGATCGGCCCGTTTTGGGATGCCAACGAAACCTGGCTGGTGCTGGGCGTGGGCGTGCTGTTTATCGTGTTCCCCAAAGCGCACAACATCATTTTGGGCCACCTCTACCTGCCCGTTACCTTTATGCTGTTTTCCGTGATTGTGCGCGGCGCGGCATTCGACTTCCGCGTGAAGGCCGACGACAACCATAAAGATTTGTGGAACATCGCCTTTATGCTCGGCTCGGCCGGCATGGCGCTCACGCAAGGCTGGATGCTCGGCCGTTACGTTACCGCCTTCGGCACGCATCCTTTGGATTATCTGTTTTCGCTCGGCATCATGGCCACCGTGCCGGCGGTTTATGTGCTGCTTGCCGCCTGCTGGCTGATTGCCAAAACCGAAGGTGAGTTGCAGCAAAAAGCGCGCAAATGGGCCAACCAGGCCTGGTGGCCGGTGGTGGGCTGCCTGCTGCTGATTTCGCTGGCCACGCCGTTTGTGAGCGGCAGCATTTTCCAGCGCTGGTTCACCCTGCCCAACCTGTTTTGGCTGGCGCCGATTCCGCTGCTGAGTGCATTCTGCCTGATACGCGCCAAGCTGCTGCTCGGCCGTGAAAGCGTGTTGCGGCAGGGTGTGTGGCAGCCGTTTGCCCTTTCAACCGCCACTTTGATACTGTGTGCCCTCGGCTTGGGCATCAGCGTATTCCCCTATGCCGTTATCGGCCAACTCACTGTTTGGGAGGCCGCCGCCAGCGTGCCCACTCTGGTGGTTACCCTGATCGGCGTCGGCATCACCGTGCCGTGCATCATCGCCTACAGCATCTTTTCTTACTGGGCGTTCAGGGGCAAAGCCACCACGCTGACTTACGGCTGATGCAGCAGGCAAACCAACCATTTATCAATTATCAATAAACCGAGGCCGTCGGAAAAAGATTTTCAGACGGCCTCAAGCCTTTATAAAAATCATGCAGATATTTTAAACACCTGCGTCATACCCGTTCAACACCTGCGTCATACTCGGGCTTGACCCGAATATGACGGTACGCAAATACTAATCGGGTTGTAACGGCACCCGCTACACTCAGGCCGTCTGAAAACAATATTTCAGACGGCCTGTTATGTTGCAAGCGAAACGGGTTTACAACACTTTCACAATGCTTTCGCACAGATAGCGGATATTGTCGGCCGTGATGCCCGCCACGTTGATGCGGCCGCTGCGCACGGCGTAGATGGCGAATTCGTCTTTCAGGCGGTCAACCTGTTCGGGGTTTAAGCCCGAAAACGAAAACATGCCGTTTTGTTTCACGATAAAGCTGAAATCCTGCCCGGCACCGTATTCTTTCAGCAAATCCACAAACTGCCGGCGCATTTCTTTGATGCGCGCGCGCATTTCGTCAAGCTCGGCAATCCATTGCGCTTTCAGGGCTTCGTCTTTCAACACCAGCGCCACGGTGGCACCGCCGTGCGAAGCGGGGTTGGAATACAGGGTGCGGATAATGGATTTCACCTGGCTGAAGGCACGGTTGGCGGTTTCGACGTCGGCGGCCACGATGGTAAACGCGCCCACGCGCTCGTTATACATGCCGAAGTTTTTCGAATAAGAGCTGGCCACCAGCAATTCTTTATTCAGTTTGGCAAACGCGCGCAGGCCGTAGGCATCTTCTTCCAAGCCGTTGGCAAAGCCCTGATAGGCGAAGTCGAACAGCGGCAGCCAGCCTTTTTCGGCCGACATTTTGGCCAAAGTTTCCCATTGTTCGGGCGTGGGGTCGATGCCGGTGGGGTTGTGGCAGCAGCCGTGCAGCAGCACCACGTCGCCCGCTTCGGCCCGGCTCAAATCTTCAATCAGGCCGTCCCAATCGAGGGCGTGGGTGGTTTTGTCGTAATAGCGGTAGTCGCGGATATTGATGCCCACGGCCTTGAAAATGGCGTTGTGATTGGGCCAGGTGGGGGCGGAAATCCACACGTTTTTGGCGCCGGTTTGGCGTTTGATGAATTCGGCGGCCACGCGCAAGGCACCGGTGCCGCCCAGGCTTTGCGCGGTTTTGGCGCGTTTGGAAGCGATGATTTCGCTGTCGGCGCCGAAGAGCAGCACTTGGGTTTGCTCGTTATAGTCGGCCACGCCGTCGATAGTAAGGTAGTTTTTGGTGTTTTCGGTTTCCAGCAGGCGTTTTTCGGCCTCTTTCACGGCCTTCACAATCGGGGTTTTGCCTTGGGCGTCTTTATACACGCCGATGCCCAGATTCACTTTGTTGCTGCGGGTTTCGGCTTTGAATGCTTCGCCCAGGCCCAGAATCGGGTCGGCCGGCGCGGCTTCGATTTTGTCGAAAAACATGATGCTACCTTTCTGAAATGTGGAAGGAAAACTGCGGAAAAAATCAGGGTTAATCTTACGCTTTTTCACAAAAGATGAAAACCGCAAAACGGCCGGAATTTTGAGAAATATCAGAAGTGCGGCGAAACGCGTGCAATGGCTGCCGGCTTGGCAGGGCAATATGCGAAAGGCCGTCTGAAAACTGTTTTCAGACGGCCTATTGTTAACAATCTCTGCGGTTTAGTTCGGCGTGATCACTTTGGCGCCTTCCTGAGTGCCCAACACCAGCACGTCGGCGGCGTTGTGGGCGAACAGGCCGTTTTCCACCACGCCGGGGATTTTGTTGATTTCGTCTTCGAGCGTAACCGGCAGAGTGATGTTCAGATCGTGCACATCGACAATCTGGTGGCCGTTAAAGGTGATGAAGCCCATGCGCAGCTCGGGCTGGCCGCCCAAAGCCACCAATTTGCGGGAAACCATGGAACGCGCCATCGGAATCACTTCCACCGGCAGCGGAAACTTGCCCAAACGCGAAACATATTTGCTTTCGTCGGCGATGCACACGAATTTGTCGGCGATGCTGGCCACGATTTTTTCGTTGAGATGCGCGCCGCCGCCGCCTTTAATCATTTGCAGCGAGTGGTTCACTTCGTCGGCGCCGTCCACATAAAGCGACAGGTGCGACACTTCGTTCATCTGCACTTCGGGGATTTCGTAACGCGCCAGCATTTCGGAAGTGCCTTTCGAGGTGGAAACCGCACCTTTGATTTTTTTGCCGCTTTTGGCCAATGCTTCGATAAACAAATTAACGGTGGAGCCGGTGCCGATGCCGATGTATTCGTTTTCGTTTACGAATTCCACGGCTTTTTCGGCGGCCATGCGTTTGAGTTCGTCTTGCGATGCCATGCTTTCTCTCTCCATAAAAAATGAAACGGGTTAAACATTACATAAATATAGTAACAGCTTTTACCAAACCGCGCAGTATCCGCTGTTCAGACGGCCTGCAACAGCACGGCGGCCTGCGCTTCGATGCCTTCCTGCCTGCCCAGATAGCCTAATTTTTCATTGGTTTTGCCTTTGATGTTAACGGCTGTTTCGCTCAAGCCCAAATCGGCGGCGATGTTGGCGCGCATGGCGGGGATATGCGGGGCGAGTTTGGGCTGCTGGGCGATGATGGTGCTGTCCACATTCACCACCCGCCAGCCCGCCGCCTGCACGCTTTTATAGGCTGCGCGCAGCAGCACGCGGCTGTCGGCGTCTTTGAATTCGGCAGCGGTGTCGGGAAAGTGGCTGCCGATATCGCCCAAACCCGCTGCTCCCAGCAGGGCATCGGTAACGGCGTGCAGCAGCGCATCGGCATCCGAATGGCCGAGCAGCCCTTTGTCAAACGGAATGGCCACGCCGCCGAGAATCAGTTCGCGGCCTTCGACCAGTTGGTGGACATCATAACCCTGCCCGATGCGGATATTCATATCAATCAATTCCCTTTCTGCCTTTCAGACGGCCTGAAAACGGTTAAACAATCAGGCCGTTATTGTACACAAAATAAGGCCGGAACCTTTGCAAAAGGCCGGTTCACTCCTGAACATGCCTGTATCCCGTCATACCCGGGCCTGACCCGGATATCTGTTATTTCTTTTGAAACAAAAAGATGCCCGGGTTGAGCACGAGCATGACGCAGAGATTGTAAGATGGTGAAAGGAGTTTTGAAAAGGCCGCAGGCCGTCTGAAAGTTTCAGACGGCCTGCGAAACGGAACAAACAGCGCATCAGGCCTTCAAACCGAGCTTGCCGCGGTAGGCATAGAAATACACCGCGCCCACAAACACCGCGCCGCCGATGGCGTTGCCCAGATACACCGACACCATGTTCCAACCGAACTGTGCCCACGAAATATCGGCGCCCGCCCAAATCGCGGCGGGAATCACAAACATATTCGCCACCACGTGCTGAAAGCCCACCAGCACGAAAATCATCACCGGAAACCAAATGCCCAGAATCTTGCCCGAAAAGCTGTGCGCGCCGTAGCAAAGCCACACGCCCATGCACACCATCCAGTTGCAGCCTATGCCCGACACCAGCGCGCGGCCGAAATCCGCCGCCACCTTGCCCTCGGCCACCGAAATGGTTTTTTCCAGCACCGCGCCTTCGGTTAAGCCGACATAATGGCCGAAAAACCACGCCACAAAAAAAGCGCCGACAAGATTGGCCAGCGTAACAATCAGCCAGTTGCGCCCCCACTGCGCCAGCGAAATCCGCTTCGCCAGCCACGCCACCAGCACCACCATCATATTGCCGGTAATCAGTTCACCGCCGCCTATCAGAATACACACCAGCCCGATGGGGAACACCGCCGCGCCGATAAACACCGCCAGGCTGCCCCAGTCGTGCGGCATGCCGCCCACCACTCGGATATAGGCCAAATAGCCCAGCGAAATATACATGCCGCCGAGAAAGCCCAAAAGGCTTAAGGTTAACGTGCTCCCTTTTACCTTCGCCACGCCTTTTTCAACCGTTGCCTGCAAAATCTGCTCAGGATACAAATCGCTCATGCTGTTACCTGCAATGCGTAATTAAACAACGTTATTATAGCGGCATTTCAGACGGCCTCATTGATATAGCTCATTTGTTTTGTAAGTTAATTACATTCTGTTTGCCACAACACCTTAGCGCCGCCAGCCGTCTGCCCGCCGCCGCAAAACGGAACCTTAACGCCCCGCCCCACTCCAATTATGACAGTTTTTTTACAGGGTTTTGCCATGAATCAAACTTCAGCCACAAGCCCGCCGCCCGCGCTTGCCTGCCCTTGCGTTTTAAAACATAATAACCGCCAGCATTTTTGTGTTTTATTACATTGAGCATAATAATATTACACACAGGCTCCCGCCGATCACTTACCGGAAAAACAGAAGTTTAAGAAAGTGTTGCTGCCCGGGTCTCCGGTTCAGAAGCGCTTTTCACGCACTGCCTGCCCCTTCAGGCAGTTTTTATCAGAGGCAATTCTTTTAACTTTCAAAAGAAAAGGACGCTTTATGAACCAGTCTAAACTTCTCTTCTGGTCGATTACGGTGGCGCTGGCAGGTTTTCTGTTCGGCTTCGACACCGTGGTGATTTCGGGTGCCGACCAAGCCCTGCAAAAATTGTGGAACAGCTCCGATGCCTTCCACGGTTTGGTGGTGATGGCTTCGGCCTTGTGGGGCACGGTTATCGGTGCCCTGTTCGGCAGCATCCCCACCGATAAGCTGGGGCGCAAAAAAACGCTGATTATCATCGGCTTCTTATACATCATCGGCGCATTGGGTTCCGCGCTCGTTTCCGACCCCTACCTCTTTGCGATTTTCCGCTTTGTCGGCGGTTTGGGCGTGGGTGCATCCACCATCGCCGCACCCGCCTACGTATCGGAAATCGCACCACCCGAACAACGCGGCCGTTTGGTGGCGATGTATCAGTTTAATATCGTGTTCGGCATCTTGATGGCCTATCTTTCCAACTTCCTCTTCAGCAGCCTGGATTTGGGCGCAAACACCTGGCGCTGGATGCTCGGCATCCAAGTGGTGCCGGCCGTGATTTACACCTTTATGGTGTTCGGCATCCCGATGTCGCCGCGCTGGCTGATGATGCAGGGCCGTTACGACGAAGCCCGCGCCGTATTGAAACAAATCAACCCCGGCGCCGATATGGAAGAAATGCTGGCCGCCGCCAAAGCCGACAGCGAGCATAAAAAAGAAAGCCTGTGGCTGAAAAAATACCGCCTGCCCGTATTGCTGGCCTTTCTAATCGCCTTCTTCAACCAAATGTCGGGCATCAACGCGTTTCTGTATTACGCCCCGCGCATTTTCGAAATCGCCGGTTTGGAAAAAAGCGCCGCCATGCTCAGCAGTGTGGGCATCGGCATCGTCAACCTGATTTTCACTTTCGTAGGCTTGGCCTTAATCGACAAGTTCGGGCGCCGCCAACTGATGTATATCGGCTCTTTCGGCTACATTATTTCGCTCGGCTTGGTATCCGTGGCCTTCTTCCTCGGCTGGAAAGGCATGGCCGTTCCCCTCTTCTTCTTCCTCTTCATCGCCGCCCACGCCATCGGCCAGGGCACGGTTATTTGGGTGTTTATTTCTGAAATCTTCCCCAGCCACCTGCGCGCGCAAGGGCAATCGCTCGGCAGCTCCACCCACTGGGTGCTCGCCGCGGCCATTCCCGCCATGATTCCGCTGCTGTTCGGCAGCATCGGCGCCGCTTGGGTGTTTGTGGGCTTTACCGCCATGATGGTCTTGCAGCTGCTGTTCGTGATGTTTATGATGCCCGAAACCAAAGGCGTGCCATTGGAAGAATTGTCCAAATCGTTAATCAAGGAAGATTCATAATGAAAGTAACCAGCTTCGGCGAAGTATTATGGGACGACTTTCCCGGCGGGAAAGTGCTCGGCGGCGCACCGCTCAACGTGCTCGTGCGCCTGCGCTCGCTCGGCGTCGATACCAGCATGATCAGCAGCAGGGGCGACGATGCCGACGGCGAAGAGCTGCTGCGCCAAATCGAAAGCAAAAACGTCAACACCGATTTGCTGCAAGTGTGCAAAGACCAAGCCACCAGCCTGGTGAAAGTGCATCTCGATGCCTGCGGCAGCGCTTCCTACGAAATCGTTTACCCCTGCGCGTGGGACAGAATCCAAGTGGAAGAAGCCGCCCTGCAACGCGTGGCCGAGTCGGACGCTTTCATTTACGGCAGCCTTTCCACCCGCGACGAAGTTTCCCGCAAAACGCTCGAGCAATTGGTGGAAAAAGCCAAATTCAAAATTTTCGACGTTAACCTGCGCCCGCCGCACTACGACACCGGCCGCCTGCTCGAAATGATGAAAAAAGCCGACCTCATCAAGCTCAACGACGACGAATTGTATGAATTGTCGAAAGCCTACGGCTCCAAACATAACTCCATCGAGCAAAACATCCAGTTTCTCGCCAACCTGAGCGGCACGCCGCGTATCTGCGTTACCCTCGGCAGCCACGGAGCCGTTTATTTTGAAAACGGCGAGCTTTACCGCCATTGCGGCTACCGCGTCAAAGTGGCCGACACGGTAGGCTCCGGCGACAGCTTCTTGGCCGGCCTCACCTACAAGCTGCTGAACAACACTCCGCCGCAGGAAGCCGTTTCATTCGCCTGCGCGCTGGGCGCGCTGGTGGCATCGCATCACGGCGCCACCCCCGAAATCAGCCTGGAAGAAGTTGAAAACTTTATGCACCCCGCTTGATAGACAGTATTATTTTCTCCGATAAACGGTATCTTTTTCACAAGATACCGTTTTTTGAGTTCCACTACTCTCTCCAAAAATAATAATCAAAAATAAAACGTGCTGCTGCTTCTCGGCACTACCACATTATTTCTTCAACACTGCCCGCTTCACCACCACCCACCAGTCTTTGGCTTCCAGCACGGGACGGCGGTTGAACACGTCGTAGCGGTTGGTTTCGAGTTTGTGCAGAATCTGCTGCGCGCCGAGAACAATCATGCGCAATTCCAGCCCCATCCGCCCTTTAAGCGTTTTGGCCAGCGGCGAGCCGGCTTTGAGCATTTTATGGGCGCGTTCGCATTCATAGGCCATCAGCCGCTGAAAAGCGAAATCCGCCCTGCCCTCGGCAATCTGCGCCTCGCTCACGCCGAATTTCTGCAAATCGTCCTGCGGGATATACACGCGCCCTTTCTGCCAATCCACGGCCACGTCCTGCCAAAAATTAATCAGTTGCAGCGCGGTGCAGATGCCGTCGCTCTGCGCCGTGCTCAAAGGGTCGTGTTCGCCGTAAAGGTGGAGCATGATGCGGCCCACGGGATTGGCGGAACGGCGGCAATAGTCGACCAGCTCGCCGAAATTCTGGTAACGCTTCTGCCGCACATCCTGCCCGAATGCAGAAAGCAGGTCGTAAAACGGCTGCAAAGGCAGGCCGAACGGTTGCAGCGCTTCGGCCTGCAAACGCTGCACCAAAGCGGTTTGCGGCGTTTCACCGCGGCCGATTCTGTCTAATTCGGCGCGCAAATCGCCCAAACCCTGCAAGCGTTCGGCATCGGTTGCGCCGCCTTCGTCGGCAATATCGTCGGCGGTGCGGGCAAAGGCATAAACGGCATGGGTGGGCTTGCGCAAACGGCGCGGCAGCACAATGGAGCCGACGGGAAAGTTTTCGTAGTGGTTAACCGACATATGGGTTCTTCCGGCAAGTTATAAGTTACAGCGTGAAAGGCCGTCTGAAAACAAATATTAGCAGCATATTTTTCAGACGGCCTGCAAACAAAAACACCGACGCATCAACAGCAGTCGGTGTTTTTCAAATCCGGGGCGGCGAGCCAAACCCCCGGCACTGGCGCATCAGAGTGGGCTGCTGGCTTCCGCCCCTGACCCGTTGTTCCGAATTACCATGCGGGGAGACCCGCCGTAAGCTGCGTATTATATCCGCTTTAACCGCGCAAACCAAGCGCTAATTGCGCCTGCCGCCTGCAAAAACAACAGGATTGTCAACAAAACTACCTGCCTGCATGAACGGCCTGCATATTGCACGCCCATATTTTTCCATTGAAAAAAGGCAGGAATTACATTACATTAAGCCCCCTTGTTTTATGCTTTCAAGCGGCCTTAGCCGGATTTAGAGGCCGTCTGAAAACAAAAATCCGCAAACACAACAATATTTCGGAACCGCCCGCTTATGACTGCCACCGCCACCCAACGTATCCGCGAAATCCCTTATAACTACACATCTTATTCCGACCGCGAAATCGTTATCCGCCTGTTGGGCGAACACGCCTGGAATGTGTTGCAGGAACTGCGCGGCCAGCGCAGAACGGGGCGTTCGGCGCGTATGCTGTTTGAAGTGCTCGGCGACATCTGGGTGGTGGTGCGCAACCCTTACTTGGTGGACGACCTGCTCGAACACCCCGCCCGCCAGGCCGCGCTGGTGCAGGAAATGCGCCACCGTTTGGGCGAAATCCAGAAGCGGCGCGACAACAACGAGCAGGTGGCCGAGCTGCTGCTGGCGGCCGAAGCGGCGGTTAAACGGTTTGACGAAAGTTTTGCAACCACCCGCCAAAAGCGCGAGCAGATTCTGGCGCGTTTGAGCAAAATCACCCGCAAACACAATATCATGTTCGACGGCCTCGCCCGCGTGAGCCACGTTACCGACGCCACCGACTGGCGCGTGGAATATCCGTTTGTGGTGGTCAACCCCGACAGCGAAGACGAAATCGCGCCGCTGGTGCGCGCCTTAATCGAGCTGGATTTAACCATTATTCCGCGCGGCGGCGGCACCGGCTACACCGGCGGCGCGGTGCCGCTCGATGCGATGAGCGCGGTAATCAACACCGAAAAACTCGACAAACACAACGGCGTGCAATATGTGGAGCTGCCCGGCCTCGAGGGCACGCATCCGATTATCCACTGCGGCGCCGGCGTGGTAACTCGGCGGGTGGAAGAAACCGCCGCCGCCGCCAAACTGGTGTTTGCGGTCGACCCCACTTCCGCCGACGCTTCCTGCGTGGGCGGCAACGTGGCGATGAACGCCGGCGGCAAAAAAGCGGTGCTGTGGGGTACGGCGCTGGATAATCTCGCCTATTGGAAAATGGTCAACCCGCAGGGCGAATGGCTGAAAATCGAGCGCGTGCGCCACAATTTCGGCAAAATCCACGACGAAGACACCGCCATATTCGACGTGCACACGCTCACTTCAGACGGCCTGAACACCGTGAAAACCGAGCGTTTGGAAATCCCCGGCCACAAATTCCGCAAAGTCGGCCTCGGCAAAGACGTTACCGACAAATTCCTAAGCGGCCTGCCCGGCGTGCAGAAAGAAGGCACCGACGGCATCATCACCAGCTGCGCGTTCGTGCTGCACACCATGCCCAAGCACACCCGCACCATCTGTTTGGAATTTTTCGGCACCGTCGCCAACGCCACCCCTTCCATCGTCGAAATCCGCGACTACCTGCTCGGCCACGGGAGCGTGCAACTGGCAGGCTTGGAACACCTCGACTGGCGCTATGTGCGCGCCGTCGGCTACGCCACCAAAGCGGCGGGCAAAGGCCGCCCCAAAATGGTGCTGATTGCCGACATCGTCAGCGACGACGAAGCCGCCGTAAACGAAGCGGCCGACCACATCGTGAAGCTGGCACAGGCGCGCGACGGCGAAGGCTTTATCGCCGTTACCCCCGAAGCGCGCAAAACCTTCTGGCTCGACCGCAGCCGCACCGCCGCCATCGCCAAACACACCAACGCCTTCAAAATCAACGAAGACGTGGTGATTCCGCTGGAGCGTTTGGGCGAGTATTCAGACGGCATCGAACGCATCAACATCGAATTGTCGATTAAAAACAAACTCGCCCTGTGCGAAGCGCTGATCCAATACCTGCAAGGCAACCTGCCCGTTGAGCAGATGGGCACCGACCTGCCCAAAAGCGAATTGCTGGGCGAACGCGCCAACCACGCGCTCGCGCATGTAGAGGCCGTGCAGGAACGCTGGCAATGGCTGCTCGCCAATCTCGACGCGCCGCTGGCCGACTACAAACAGCGCTACGGCACCGCCGTGCACGCCGCACCCGAAGCGAACGACAGCGAAAGCAGCTTTACCGCCTTCCGCGATTTCCGCCTGCGCGTATCGATTAAAGCCGACGTGATGAAACCCCTGTCTGAAATTTTCAGCGGCAAAACCGACACCAAAATCATGCAGGGCTTGGCGAACATCCATGCCAAAGTGGTGCGCTCGCGCGTGTTTGTGGCGCTGCATATGCACGCGGGCGACGGCAACGTGCA
The sequence above is a segment of the Neisseria dentiae genome. Coding sequences within it:
- the ispF gene encoding 2-C-methyl-D-erythritol 2,4-cyclodiphosphate synthase, yielding MNIRIGQGYDVHQLVEGRELILGGVAIPFDKGLLGHSDADALLHAVTDALLGAAGLGDIGSHFPDTAAEFKDADSRVLLRAAYKSVQAAGWRVVNVDSTIIAQQPKLAPHIPAMRANIAADLGLSETAVNIKGKTNEKLGYLGRQEGIEAQAAVLLQAV
- a CDS encoding cytochrome ubiquinol oxidase subunit I, with product MDALILSRIQFAVNVSFHILFPVINIALAWFVVYFRYKAGKTGDAGWLAAYRFWTKVFAVTFAIGVVSGVTMSFQFGTNWPGFMEKAGNIAGPLLGYEVLTAFFLEAGFLGIMLFGRERVSQKVHMTASVIVAVGTSISAFWILALDSWMQTPQGHWIDAEGVMHVKNWLEVIFNPSFPYRLTHKLLASALTASFLIIGLSAWQILKKTANSATPKVLKTGLTVAAVAIVLQVFAGDAHGLNTHQYQPAKLAAIEAVWHTEKPAPLTLIGWPNEQTQQTDYAVKVPYLGSLILTHSMDGEIKGLSEFADKPPVAPVFFAFRVMVGVGVLMLLVSWYGWYRFRKTRWQPQQLPKWLLYTFAGMTFSGWVATLSGWYVTEIGRQPFLVYGVLRTEDAVTKMVPSENIGLTLVMYLVLYSAMLLSYIMVLKYMAEHPEHDAHETGRLKAEER
- a CDS encoding formate/nitrite transporter family protein encodes the protein MSDLYPEQILQATVEKGVAKVKGSTLTLSLLGFLGGMYISLGYLAYIRVVGGMPHDWGSLAVFIGAAVFPIGLVCILIGGGELITGNMMVVLVAWLAKRISLAQWGRNWLIVTLANLVGAFFVAWFFGHYVGLTEGAVLEKTISVAEGKVAADFGRALVSGIGCNWMVCMGVWLCYGAHSFSGKILGIWFPVMIFVLVGFQHVVANMFVIPAAIWAGADISWAQFGWNMVSVYLGNAIGGAVFVGAVYFYAYRGKLGLKA
- the rpiA gene encoding ribose-5-phosphate isomerase RpiA encodes the protein MASQDELKRMAAEKAVEFVNENEYIGIGTGSTVNLFIEALAKSGKKIKGAVSTSKGTSEMLARYEIPEVQMNEVSHLSLYVDGADEVNHSLQMIKGGGGAHLNEKIVASIADKFVCIADESKYVSRLGKFPLPVEVIPMARSMVSRKLVALGGQPELRMGFITFNGHQIVDVHDLNITLPVTLEDEINKIPGVVENGLFAHNAADVLVLGTQEGAKVITPN
- a CDS encoding DUF456 domain-containing protein encodes the protein MTAILIILGLIALLVGLLGTIYPAIPGLGLMFAGAWLLAHADGYQIIGTNTLIFLGIVAALGMATDYVAGMLGAKFTGASKTAIWGALIGGIVGAFFSLPGLLLGPLIGAGAGEFWARKDLWSAGKVSLGTFAGFIVGVIAKVGCALTIVFTLAVMGIISLFQ
- a CDS encoding cytochrome d ubiquinol oxidase subunit II, giving the protein MDWNYWLPLVFLGLLGFVMTVYVVLDGFDLGVGMLMPRAKADEQNVMVGSIGPFWDANETWLVLGVGVLFIVFPKAHNIILGHLYLPVTFMLFSVIVRGAAFDFRVKADDNHKDLWNIAFMLGSAGMALTQGWMLGRYVTAFGTHPLDYLFSLGIMATVPAVYVLLAACWLIAKTEGELQQKARKWANQAWWPVVGCLLLISLATPFVSGSIFQRWFTLPNLFWLAPIPLLSAFCLIRAKLLLGRESVLRQGVWQPFALSTATLILCALGLGISVFPYAVIGQLTVWEAAASVPTLVVTLIGVGITVPCIIAYSIFSYWAFRGKATTLTYG
- a CDS encoding amino acid aminotransferase → MFFDKIEAAPADPILGLGEAFKAETRSNKVNLGIGVYKDAQGKTPIVKAVKEAEKRLLETENTKNYLTIDGVADYNEQTQVLLFGADSEIIASKRAKTAQSLGGTGALRVAAEFIKRQTGAKNVWISAPTWPNHNAIFKAVGINIRDYRYYDKTTHALDWDGLIEDLSRAEAGDVVLLHGCCHNPTGIDPTPEQWETLAKMSAEKGWLPLFDFAYQGFANGLEEDAYGLRAFAKLNKELLVASSYSKNFGMYNERVGAFTIVAADVETANRAFSQVKSIIRTLYSNPASHGGATVALVLKDEALKAQWIAELDEMRARIKEMRRQFVDLLKEYGAGQDFSFIVKQNGMFSFSGLNPEQVDRLKDEFAIYAVRSGRINVAGITADNIRYLCESIVKVL